Proteins found in one Epinephelus fuscoguttatus linkage group LG4, E.fuscoguttatus.final_Chr_v1 genomic segment:
- the zgc:56622 gene encoding aldo-keto reductase family 1 member B1: protein MEDTQVARTIELNDGTRMPILGLGTWKSSHLPRTSVQGAVETAIAAGYRHIDTALCYKNEVDIGKALRSKIEQGIIRRQDMFIVSKLWSTFHAPEDIPVCLNKSLNDLQLDYLDLYLVHFPVGLQKIGDEFFPKKDGKILTSDIDYVDVWRGMEALQASGKVKSIGVSNFSILQLERVLALCRVPPAVNQIELHPYLVQTDMIEFCKSKNVALTAYSPFGSPARPPELLRGDTDPHKLLEDPVVTDIAKKHRRTTAQVLLRYHVQQGISVIPKSDKPHHILENTKIFDFSLTEEDMTALRGLNRGWRTLALDETKSHPYYPFE from the exons ATGGAGGACACACAGGTGGCCAGGACCATAGAGTTGAATGATGGCACACGAATGCCAATTTTGGGTCTGGGGACATGGAAG TCCTCACATCTTCCCCGCACCTCGGTCCAGGGTGCAGTGGAGACTGCCATTGCGGCCGGCTATCGCCATATAGACACTGCTCTCTGCTACAAAAATGAAGTTGATATTGGCAAGGCTCTGCGCTCCAAAATAGAGCAAGGCATCATCAGGCGCCAGGACATGTTCATCGTCAGTAAG CTGTGGTCTACCTTCCATGCCCCAGAGGACATCCCTGTGTGTCTGAATAAGTCCCTGAATGATCTCCAGCTGGACTACCTGGATCTTTACCTTGTGCATTTTCCTGTTGGCCTACAG AAAATTGGTGATGAGTTTTTCCCGAAGAAGGATGGAAAGATTCTGACCTCTGACATAGACTATGTAGATGTATGGAGG GGAATGGAAGCCCTGCAGGCCTCAGGGAAAGTGAAGAGTATTGGTGTGTCCAACTTCAGCATCCTGCAGCTGGAGAGAGTCCTTGCTCTGTGCAGGGTGCCCCCTGCTGTCAATCAG ATCGAGCTACATCCCTACCTGGTGCAGACAGACATGATAGAGTTCTGTAAATCCAAGAACGTCGCTTTAACTGCCTACAGTCCCTTCGGCTCACCTGCCAGACCCCCAGAGCT GCTCAGAGGAGACACAGATCCACATAAGCTCCTGGAGGACCCAGTCGTAACAGACATAGCCAAGAAGCACAGACGCACCACTGCACAG GTATTACTGAGGTACCATGTGCAGCAGGGTATTTCAGTCATCCCTAAGAGCGACAAGCCTCATCACATCCTTGAAAACACAAAG ATCTTTGACTTCAGTCTGACTGAAGAAGACATGACAGCACTGAGAGGACTAAACCGAGGCTGGAGGACTTTGGCCCTTGACGA GACCAAGTCTCATCCATACTACCCGTTTGAATAA